From the Gramella sp. Hel_I_59 genome, one window contains:
- a CDS encoding thiol-disulfide oxidoreductase DCC family protein: MENISKHKIILFDGVCNLCNNAVQFIIKHDRKDRFRFASLQSEIGKGLIEERGFDHEDLDSIMLIEPGVAYYRKSTAALEISRDLDGGYSLLKNFLFLPEGLRDSIYDLVASNRYKWFGKKDNCMIPTPELKSKFLD; this comes from the coding sequence ATGGAAAATATTTCCAAACATAAGATCATATTGTTCGATGGCGTTTGTAACCTTTGCAATAACGCGGTACAGTTCATTATAAAACATGATCGTAAGGATAGGTTTCGATTCGCATCCCTGCAAAGTGAAATCGGAAAAGGACTTATTGAAGAAAGAGGATTTGATCACGAAGATCTGGATTCTATTATGCTTATTGAGCCGGGTGTGGCATATTATAGAAAGTCTACTGCAGCCCTGGAAATCTCAAGAGACCTCGATGGAGGATATTCTTTACTGAAAAACTTCTTATTTCTACCTGAGGGTTTGAGAGATAGTATTTATGATCTCGTAGCTAGTAATCGATATAAATGGTTCGGGAAAAAGGATAATTGTATGATCCCTACTCCCGAACTAAAATCGAAGTTTCTGGATTAA
- a CDS encoding PAS domain-containing sensor histidine kinase: MSMDKEMRIKQLEEDLQRAREKIDELETSNIKFEAKTNRSLSNNIFDLKESVIDNIHHPLVILDDKLKVVFANKYFLKTFKISSDEVQDILIYEVKAAQWDIPQLKTVLETILPSNSKMTNFEMQVEGNGGTEKHLLLNASEIQLSGTDSNFILLSIENITKRKIAQNNLKKSQQQFRDLFYSTTSLIAIFHGPDHVVDMANDAIVKVWGKGKDVIGKPIAEILPEIKEQGLVDLLNRVYSTGEPFHAVEKPITLNIDGNTEERYFDISYQPQRDSKGNIIGVANISSDVTKQALLNEQIKKSESDFRQLVNFMPHKISIAGPDSKVKFYNQSWLDYVGLNLQESLERPWLEIIHPEDKERVSKEVAQHFSSGESLETEIRLLNKKGDYLWHLCRSNPLKDVDGKIYSWLTSSTEIQKLKDDEKRKESFLKLVSHELKTPVTSIKVYIQLLQSILPEKVETDSKNIPVKPYLHRIESQIERLIRLISEMLDLSRIEQNELILELSEFQLNDQIETVVEDLSFSHREMQIDINHDERVSVNADRERIGQVITNLITNAVKYSPDTKKVSIRIFKTGENQAAVSVKDYGIGIALQEQQQIFKRFYRVSGNKDETYEGFGIGLYLSNEIIEKHQGKIVVKSEPGKGSEFTFILPLN; this comes from the coding sequence ATGTCAATGGATAAAGAAATGCGAATTAAGCAACTCGAAGAAGACTTACAACGGGCCAGGGAAAAAATAGACGAATTAGAAACCTCGAATATTAAGTTTGAGGCAAAAACTAACAGATCCCTATCTAATAATATATTCGATTTAAAGGAATCTGTTATAGATAACATTCATCATCCTCTGGTGATCCTTGATGATAAACTCAAAGTAGTATTTGCCAATAAATACTTTCTGAAGACATTTAAAATATCTTCTGATGAAGTTCAGGACATATTAATTTATGAAGTAAAGGCTGCTCAGTGGGATATTCCGCAGCTTAAGACTGTACTAGAAACAATTCTACCTTCTAATAGCAAAATGACAAATTTTGAGATGCAGGTTGAAGGGAATGGCGGTACAGAAAAGCACTTGCTGTTAAATGCTAGTGAAATACAGCTATCCGGGACTGATAGTAATTTTATCTTACTAAGTATTGAAAATATTACCAAAAGAAAAATAGCTCAGAATAATTTAAAGAAGAGCCAGCAGCAATTCCGTGATCTATTTTATTCTACAACAAGTTTGATAGCGATTTTTCATGGGCCAGATCATGTGGTAGATATGGCTAATGATGCTATTGTTAAAGTATGGGGTAAGGGAAAAGATGTAATTGGAAAACCTATTGCGGAGATCTTACCTGAGATTAAAGAACAAGGTTTGGTAGATTTATTAAACCGTGTGTATTCTACCGGTGAACCATTTCATGCTGTTGAAAAACCTATAACCTTAAATATTGACGGGAATACAGAAGAAAGATATTTTGATATCTCTTATCAACCACAAAGAGATAGTAAAGGTAATATTATTGGTGTCGCAAATATCTCGAGTGATGTAACTAAACAGGCATTACTGAATGAACAAATCAAAAAAAGTGAGTCTGATTTTAGACAGCTCGTTAATTTCATGCCTCATAAAATTAGTATAGCTGGACCTGATTCTAAGGTTAAATTTTACAATCAGAGTTGGTTGGATTACGTTGGACTAAACTTGCAGGAATCTTTGGAAAGACCGTGGTTGGAAATTATTCATCCTGAAGATAAAGAAAGAGTTTCTAAGGAAGTAGCGCAACATTTTAGTAGTGGTGAGTCTTTAGAGACTGAAATTAGGCTTCTGAATAAGAAAGGCGATTACTTGTGGCATCTTTGTCGAAGCAACCCTTTGAAGGATGTAGATGGTAAAATTTACTCCTGGCTAACATCCAGTACCGAAATTCAGAAATTAAAGGATGATGAGAAGCGAAAGGAAAGTTTTCTGAAACTCGTAAGTCATGAACTCAAGACTCCAGTTACTTCTATTAAAGTTTATATACAATTGCTACAATCTATACTGCCTGAGAAGGTAGAGACAGATTCTAAGAATATTCCCGTTAAACCATATCTACATAGAATTGAGAGCCAGATCGAAAGGCTTATTCGGTTGATATCAGAAATGCTTGACCTAAGTAGAATTGAGCAAAATGAACTTATTCTGGAACTCAGCGAATTTCAATTAAATGACCAGATAGAAACAGTAGTTGAAGATCTATCGTTTTCTCATCGCGAGATGCAAATTGATATCAATCATGATGAGAGAGTTTCAGTAAACGCTGATCGAGAAAGAATTGGACAGGTTATAACTAATCTTATTACGAATGCTGTAAAATATTCTCCAGACACTAAGAAAGTATCTATAAGGATTTTTAAAACTGGTGAAAATCAAGCAGCTGTAAGCGTAAAAGATTATGGAATAGGTATAGCATTGCAGGAACAACAACAAATATTTAAACGCTTCTACAGAGTTTCTGGAAATAAAGATGAAACTTATGAAGGCTTCGGAATTGGGCTTTATCTTTCAAACGAAATTATTGAGAAGCATCAGGGCAAAATTGTCGTGAAAAGTGAACCTGGTAAAGGTTCTGAATTTACATTTATATTACCCCTAAATTAA
- a CDS encoding porin family protein, protein MKKVVLFAAFIFGAVFLNEASAQQISKNALGLRVGDGGGFGAEVSYQRATSENNRLEFDLGWRSDNDKYDAIKLVGLYQWVWNIDGGFNWYAGAGAGLGNYDDNRRGDIDRNDGVFALLAGNVGIEYNFDFPLLLSLDFRPEIGFSDYDDHDDFTPDIALGIRYQF, encoded by the coding sequence ATGAAAAAAGTAGTTCTTTTTGCAGCTTTTATTTTTGGAGCTGTTTTTCTGAATGAGGCAAGCGCACAGCAAATCTCTAAAAACGCACTTGGTTTGAGAGTGGGTGATGGTGGTGGATTTGGTGCCGAGGTTTCATATCAGAGAGCAACAAGTGAGAACAACAGGTTAGAGTTCGATCTTGGATGGCGTAGTGATAATGATAAGTATGATGCTATCAAGCTTGTTGGATTGTACCAATGGGTATGGAACATTGACGGAGGTTTTAACTGGTACGCAGGTGCTGGTGCGGGACTTGGTAATTACGATGACAACCGTAGAGGTGATATAGATCGTAATGATGGTGTTTTTGCATTATTGGCCGGTAACGTAGGGATCGAATATAATTTTGATTTCCCGCTATTGTTATCATTAGATTTCAGACCTGAAATTGGATTTTCAGACTATGATGATCACGATGATTTCACACCAGATATCGCTTTAGGTATTAGATATCAATTCTAA
- a CDS encoding FAD-binding and (Fe-S)-binding domain-containing protein — MKLKDSLQQLAKELEGELYYDELWKTIYATDASVYREIPLAVSIPRSKQDLIRLIRFARENKITLIPRTAGTSLAGQCTGDGIIVDVSRHFTDIINIAPDSNTVTVQPGVIRDDLNRKLHKHGLFFGPNTSTSNRCMIGGMVGNNSSGTTSIRYGTTRDRIKSIRALLSDGSEVEFRDLTKTEFQKKLNIKGLEGDIYRMIQDILNSEENREAIISNFPPMELHRRNTGYALDELLHTEVFEESERKLNICDLIAGSEGTLAFITEITLKLDILPPSEKAMIAVHFHSIDACMQAVVPAMEHSLFTCEMMDKIILDCTSDNLKYRENRFFIENDPEAILMLELRAETQEVLEQNLEALMSTLKSSNLGYAFPVLYGNQIDLALDLRKAGLGLLGNMKGDRKAVACIEDTAVAIPVLADYISEFTQIMKKFDQQAVYYAHAGAGEIHLRPILNLKKSEDVGLFRSITLDVAKLVKKYNGSLSGEHGDGRLRAEFIELMYGEKVYSLLKDIKFAFDPDNIFNKGKIVDAPAMDTSLRYVPDRKEPEIETIMDFSDAEGVLKLAEKCNGSGDCRKSVEAGGTMCPSYRATRDEKDTTRARANALREFLTNSDKENRFDHPELKEVLDLCISCKGCKSECPSNVDMAALKAEFQFQYYKSNKPSLRDRTFAGITKQNAMASKVPGLSRFVMQNKFTSRIAKEILGVAVERELPAVGKTTLKKYYLANKETLKVQNPVRTVYLFNDEFTNYLDVEVGIDALRLLSRLGYQVKMIDHPESGRSYLSKGFLGEAKKLANENIKIFSSIIKNETPLLGVEPSAILSFRDEYLRLADDKKSAEKLAKNCFIIEEFLKQELSAGIISNKQFTTEVATIKIHGHCHQKALSNTSRTFDILNIPENYKVTIIPSGCCGMAGSFGYEKEHYEISMQIGENSLFPAIRKSKEGTIISANGTSCRHQIKDGTGRIAQHPVSILYNALA, encoded by the coding sequence ATGAAATTGAAGGATTCCCTGCAACAGCTTGCGAAAGAATTAGAAGGAGAGCTATATTATGATGAGCTCTGGAAAACCATTTACGCAACCGATGCTTCTGTTTATCGAGAAATACCACTAGCCGTAAGCATACCTAGGTCAAAGCAAGATCTTATAAGACTTATAAGATTCGCCAGGGAAAATAAAATTACTTTGATCCCCAGGACTGCTGGAACTTCATTGGCTGGACAATGTACTGGTGATGGAATTATTGTGGATGTCTCGCGTCATTTTACCGATATAATAAATATAGCTCCGGATAGTAATACGGTTACCGTACAGCCTGGGGTAATTCGGGATGATCTCAACCGGAAACTTCATAAGCATGGTCTTTTCTTTGGACCTAATACTTCGACTTCGAATCGATGTATGATAGGAGGAATGGTAGGTAATAATTCCAGTGGAACTACTTCGATCAGGTATGGTACAACCCGGGATAGGATCAAATCTATCAGAGCACTGTTAAGTGATGGAAGTGAAGTTGAGTTTAGAGATCTTACAAAAACTGAATTTCAGAAAAAATTAAATATCAAAGGTCTGGAGGGCGATATCTACCGTATGATCCAGGATATTCTTAATTCAGAAGAAAACAGAGAAGCGATCATTAGTAATTTTCCTCCTATGGAATTACATAGGCGAAATACAGGTTATGCGCTTGATGAATTGTTGCATACTGAAGTATTTGAGGAATCTGAAAGAAAACTGAATATCTGCGACCTTATCGCAGGTAGTGAAGGAACGCTGGCTTTTATTACTGAAATAACGCTAAAGCTGGATATTCTGCCTCCTTCAGAAAAGGCGATGATCGCAGTGCATTTTCATTCAATAGACGCATGTATGCAAGCGGTTGTTCCGGCCATGGAACACTCGCTATTTACCTGTGAAATGATGGATAAGATCATTCTCGACTGCACCAGTGATAATTTGAAATATCGTGAGAACAGATTCTTTATAGAAAATGATCCTGAGGCGATCCTGATGCTTGAGTTACGCGCAGAAACACAGGAAGTACTTGAGCAAAATTTAGAAGCTTTGATGAGTACACTTAAAAGTTCCAATCTTGGTTATGCTTTTCCCGTTCTTTATGGTAATCAAATTGATCTCGCTCTGGATCTTCGAAAAGCCGGATTGGGATTACTGGGTAATATGAAGGGAGACCGTAAAGCTGTTGCATGTATTGAAGATACAGCTGTGGCCATCCCTGTACTGGCAGATTATATTTCGGAGTTTACACAGATCATGAAAAAATTTGATCAACAAGCCGTTTATTATGCTCATGCAGGCGCTGGAGAGATTCATTTGCGTCCTATTCTGAATCTGAAAAAATCTGAAGATGTTGGTTTATTCCGAAGTATTACGCTGGATGTTGCGAAACTGGTGAAAAAATACAATGGTTCTCTTAGTGGAGAACATGGCGATGGAAGGTTAAGGGCCGAATTTATTGAACTTATGTATGGTGAAAAAGTGTATTCACTGCTGAAGGATATAAAGTTTGCTTTCGATCCAGATAATATTTTCAATAAAGGTAAGATCGTAGATGCACCTGCTATGGATACTTCTCTTAGATATGTTCCAGATCGTAAAGAACCCGAGATCGAGACCATCATGGACTTTTCTGATGCCGAAGGAGTTCTTAAACTGGCCGAAAAATGTAACGGGAGTGGTGATTGCCGAAAGTCGGTAGAAGCAGGAGGAACCATGTGTCCTAGTTACAGAGCCACCAGGGATGAAAAAGATACCACCAGAGCTCGCGCAAATGCTCTAAGGGAATTTCTCACAAATTCAGATAAGGAGAACAGGTTTGATCATCCAGAACTAAAGGAAGTGCTGGATCTGTGTATTAGCTGTAAAGGATGTAAAAGTGAATGTCCGTCCAATGTGGATATGGCTGCTCTTAAAGCTGAATTTCAATTTCAGTATTACAAATCGAACAAACCTAGTTTAAGGGATCGAACTTTTGCGGGGATCACGAAGCAAAACGCTATGGCATCTAAAGTTCCTGGTTTATCACGATTTGTAATGCAAAATAAATTTACTTCCAGAATAGCAAAAGAAATACTTGGGGTAGCGGTAGAAAGAGAACTTCCAGCAGTTGGAAAGACTACGCTTAAAAAATACTACCTGGCTAATAAAGAGACGCTCAAAGTTCAGAATCCTGTTAGGACGGTTTATCTTTTTAATGATGAATTTACTAATTATCTCGATGTAGAAGTTGGTATCGATGCCCTCAGACTTTTAAGTCGGTTAGGCTACCAGGTGAAAATGATTGACCATCCTGAAAGTGGAAGGAGTTACCTTTCCAAAGGATTCCTGGGTGAAGCGAAGAAATTGGCCAATGAGAATATTAAAATCTTTAGTTCTATTATTAAGAACGAAACTCCATTGCTAGGAGTAGAACCTTCAGCGATCTTAAGTTTTAGAGATGAATACTTAAGACTGGCAGATGATAAAAAGTCAGCTGAGAAACTTGCTAAGAATTGCTTTATAATTGAAGAATTTCTGAAACAGGAGCTTTCAGCAGGAATTATCAGCAACAAGCAATTCACTACTGAAGTGGCAACCATTAAAATTCATGGACACTGTCATCAAAAAGCGCTCTCTAATACTTCACGAACTTTCGATATTCTCAATATTCCTGAAAATTACAAGGTAACTATCATCCCTTCAGGTTGCTGCGGCATGGCAGGTTCTTTCGGCTATGAAAAGGAACATTATGAGATTAGTATGCAAATAGGGGAAAACTCCTTATTTCCAGCCATTAGGAAAAGTAAGGAAGGCACGATTATCTCTGCCAATGGGACAAGCTGCAGACATCAAATTAAGGATGGTACTGGCAGAATAGCACAACACCCGGTAAGTATTTTATATAATGCACTTGCTTAA
- the aroC gene encoding chorismate synthase — protein MAGNSIGTLFRLTTFGESHGVAIGGVIDGCPAGVKLDLEKIQQDLDRRRPGQSAIVTQRKEPDTVEFLSGIFEGQSTGTPIGFVIKNANQKSKDYSHIKDTYRPSHADYTYDEKYGVRDYRGGGRSSARETACRVVAGSIAKQLLSSLQFNAYVSTVGHIELNKKYQELDFSEVEKNPVRCPDPAKAKEMETYIKEIRSSGDTVGGIVDCVIQNVPKGLGEPVFNKLHAELGKAMLSINAVKGFEYGSGFAGTTMKGSEHNDQFNQDGSTKTNLSGGIQGGISNGMDIYFRVAFKPVATLMQKQQTINSKGEQVDMQGKGRHDPCVVPRAVPIVEAMAAIIMADYFLQNKSSKI, from the coding sequence ATGGCAGGAAATTCTATAGGCACACTTTTTAGATTAACTACGTTTGGTGAGTCTCATGGTGTCGCTATTGGTGGTGTGATTGATGGATGTCCTGCAGGAGTAAAGCTAGATCTCGAGAAGATACAGCAGGACCTGGATAGAAGACGTCCCGGGCAATCTGCAATTGTAACTCAGCGTAAAGAACCCGATACTGTAGAATTTCTATCGGGAATTTTCGAAGGTCAGTCAACCGGTACTCCAATTGGATTTGTCATTAAAAATGCGAATCAAAAATCCAAAGATTATTCTCATATAAAAGATACTTACAGGCCTTCCCATGCCGACTATACCTACGACGAAAAGTATGGTGTTCGCGATTACCGTGGTGGTGGAAGATCCTCGGCTAGAGAGACGGCATGTAGGGTTGTTGCAGGTAGTATTGCCAAACAGCTTTTAAGTTCCCTTCAATTCAATGCCTATGTTTCTACTGTAGGTCATATTGAACTAAATAAAAAATATCAGGAACTGGACTTTTCAGAAGTTGAAAAGAATCCGGTTCGATGTCCAGACCCTGCCAAGGCAAAGGAAATGGAGACTTATATCAAGGAAATTCGCTCAAGCGGGGATACTGTTGGTGGAATCGTTGATTGTGTTATCCAAAATGTTCCTAAAGGTTTGGGTGAACCTGTTTTTAACAAGTTACACGCTGAACTCGGTAAAGCGATGCTATCGATCAACGCTGTGAAAGGCTTTGAATACGGCAGCGGATTTGCTGGAACTACGATGAAAGGTAGTGAGCACAACGATCAGTTTAATCAGGATGGTTCTACTAAGACTAATTTGAGTGGCGGTATCCAGGGAGGAATAAGCAATGGAATGGATATCTACTTCAGAGTAGCTTTTAAACCAGTTGCAACACTAATGCAGAAACAACAAACTATCAATTCCAAAGGAGAGCAGGTAGACATGCAGGGCAAAGGTAGACATGATCCATGTGTTGTGCCCAGAGCAGTACCCATCGTAGAAGCCATGGCCGCAATCATTATGGCCGACTATTTTCTTCAGAATAAATCATCAAAAATTTAA
- a CDS encoding dicarboxylate/amino acid:cation symporter, whose amino-acid sequence MKKLALHWQILLGMAAGVIFGLIMTNFSWGPEFTGDWIKPFGNIFINALKLIAVPLILASLIKGISDLKDISKLSKMGTRTIATYVITTVIAVSIGLLMVNLIAPGKAISEETRSDLIASYEGDASVRITDAQKQKDAGPLQALEDLVPSNIFGAASDNGNMLQVIFFAIFFGLGLILIPEKTAKPVKDFFDGFNEVILKMIDLIMLTAPYGVFALLAALVVESPSADLFAALAMYALTVLLGLALMIGVYILLVWIFTKNTPSFFLNGIGPAQLLAFSTSSSAATLPVTMERVEEHMGVNKEVTSFVLPIGATINMDGTSLYQAVAAVFIAQAFGMDLSLGAQLGIIATATLASIGSAAVPGAGMVMLVIVLAQAGIPEAGLALIFAVDRPLDMCRTTVNVTGDAAVSLMVAKSVDMMGPPNVKDWDDDYHPENEETV is encoded by the coding sequence ATGAAAAAACTCGCGTTGCACTGGCAGATACTTTTAGGAATGGCCGCTGGTGTCATTTTTGGACTTATCATGACTAATTTTAGTTGGGGACCAGAATTTACAGGGGATTGGATCAAACCTTTCGGAAATATTTTTATCAATGCACTTAAGTTAATTGCAGTGCCATTGATCCTGGCATCTCTTATCAAGGGGATCTCAGACCTTAAAGATATTTCAAAGTTGTCCAAGATGGGAACCAGAACCATTGCGACCTATGTAATTACAACCGTGATCGCAGTTTCTATAGGGTTGCTCATGGTAAACCTTATTGCACCCGGGAAAGCGATTTCTGAAGAAACGCGGAGTGATCTTATAGCCAGTTACGAAGGAGATGCTTCAGTTAGAATTACAGATGCTCAGAAACAGAAGGATGCCGGACCTTTACAGGCCCTGGAAGATCTGGTGCCGAGTAACATTTTTGGTGCGGCGAGCGATAACGGGAACATGCTTCAGGTTATATTTTTCGCGATATTCTTTGGACTAGGACTCATACTGATTCCTGAAAAAACAGCAAAACCGGTTAAAGATTTCTTTGATGGCTTCAATGAAGTCATATTAAAAATGATCGACCTTATTATGCTAACTGCACCTTATGGTGTATTTGCCTTACTGGCAGCGCTCGTTGTAGAATCGCCAAGTGCAGATCTCTTTGCAGCTCTTGCCATGTATGCACTTACTGTACTGCTAGGTTTGGCTCTTATGATAGGAGTATATATTTTACTGGTATGGATCTTTACTAAAAATACACCTTCATTTTTCCTGAACGGAATCGGGCCTGCTCAATTACTTGCTTTTTCCACAAGCTCTAGTGCTGCCACGCTTCCTGTTACTATGGAAAGGGTAGAAGAACACATGGGTGTTAACAAAGAGGTTACTAGTTTTGTACTTCCAATTGGCGCCACGATCAATATGGATGGTACGAGTCTTTACCAGGCAGTAGCGGCGGTATTTATCGCTCAGGCATTCGGGATGGACCTATCACTAGGGGCACAATTAGGGATCATCGCAACAGCTACATTGGCTTCTATAGGCTCAGCGGCTGTACCGGGAGCAGGCATGGTAATGTTAGTAATTGTACTTGCCCAAGCTGGTATTCCTGAAGCAGGATTGGCTTTAATATTTGCAGTAGACAGACCATTAGATATGTGTAGAACTACCGTTAATGTTACCGGTGATGCTGCAGTATCTCTCATGGTAGCAAAATCTGTAGATATGATGGGACCTCCTAATGTGAAAGACTGGGATGATGATTACCATCCTGAAAATGAGGAAACCGTTTAA
- the bshA gene encoding N-acetyl-alpha-D-glucosaminyl L-malate synthase BshA: MKIAIVCYPTFGGSGVVATELGLALSRRGHEVHFVTYKQPVRLETISSHIRFHEVNVPEYPLFHYQPYELALSSKLVNVIKNYGIELLHVHYAIPHAYAGYMAKKMLAEEGIEIPMVTTLHGTDITLVGNHPFYKPAVTFSINKSDYVTSVSESLKEDTLRHFDVKTEIEVIPNFIDVSKFQKKTFTDCQRELMAQSDEKIITHVSNFRKVKRVDDVVKIFFEIQKSVSARLMMVGEGPERETAEKLVRDLGMTDKVLFLGQSNEIDKILCFSDLFLLPSETESFGLAALEAMVHSVPVISSNTGGLPEVNKDDFSGYLHDVGDVSAMANSAISILETEEVLRKFKRQAGETARDFDINMIVPRYEELYKKALIKA, from the coding sequence ATGAAAATTGCAATTGTTTGTTATCCAACTTTTGGTGGTAGCGGAGTAGTAGCCACCGAGTTAGGCCTGGCGCTTTCCAGACGTGGCCATGAGGTACATTTTGTTACCTATAAACAACCTGTTAGACTGGAGACAATTTCCAGCCACATCAGGTTTCATGAAGTGAACGTACCAGAGTATCCTCTATTTCATTATCAACCCTACGAGCTTGCTTTAAGCAGCAAACTTGTAAATGTTATAAAGAATTATGGAATAGAACTTTTGCATGTTCATTATGCGATTCCTCATGCTTATGCTGGCTATATGGCTAAAAAGATGCTCGCTGAAGAAGGAATCGAAATTCCAATGGTGACGACTTTGCATGGAACAGATATTACTCTGGTTGGAAATCACCCATTTTATAAGCCTGCTGTAACCTTTAGTATCAATAAAAGTGATTATGTGACTTCTGTTTCAGAAAGCTTAAAAGAGGATACCCTAAGACATTTTGACGTAAAAACAGAAATTGAAGTTATTCCTAACTTTATTGATGTATCTAAATTTCAGAAGAAAACATTTACAGACTGCCAGAGAGAATTGATGGCACAATCTGACGAAAAAATAATTACACACGTAAGTAATTTTCGGAAAGTAAAACGGGTGGATGATGTCGTGAAGATCTTCTTTGAAATTCAGAAATCTGTAAGTGCTCGTTTAATGATGGTAGGTGAAGGTCCAGAAAGAGAAACAGCGGAAAAACTGGTTCGCGATCTGGGCATGACAGACAAAGTACTATTCCTGGGGCAAAGTAATGAAATTGATAAGATCCTGTGCTTTTCAGATCTGTTCCTTTTACCTTCTGAAACTGAAAGTTTCGGATTGGCTGCACTTGAAGCAATGGTTCACTCTGTCCCTGTAATATCCTCTAATACTGGAGGTTTGCCAGAAGTGAATAAAGATGATTTCTCAGGTTATCTTCATGACGTAGGTGATGTATCTGCAATGGCTAACAGTGCTATTTCAATTTTAGAAACAGAAGAAGTTCTACGGAAATTTAAAAGGCAGGCTGGAGAAACAGCAAGGGATTTTGATATAAATATGATCGTTCCCAGGTACGAAGAGCTGTATAAGAAAGCACTGATTAAAGCATAA
- a CDS encoding response regulator, with product MARILIVDDDQTIGLMLKDILEFSDHNVTVSQQPKLTKENILKHDIELILLDKLISGVDGTDVCVELKADEEVAHVPIIMMSALHNVGDLCKSVGAVEFIPKPFDMDTLLNRVSEVLARDNSGESASS from the coding sequence ATGGCTAGAATCTTAATCGTGGATGACGATCAAACAATTGGATTAATGCTTAAAGATATACTTGAGTTCTCAGATCATAACGTCACTGTTTCTCAACAACCTAAGCTTACGAAAGAAAATATTCTGAAACACGATATAGAACTGATACTTCTGGATAAACTTATATCTGGAGTGGACGGTACAGATGTATGCGTGGAATTAAAAGCAGATGAAGAAGTTGCTCACGTTCCAATCATCATGATGTCTGCATTGCATAACGTAGGTGACCTTTGTAAATCTGTAGGTGCCGTTGAATTTATTCCCAAGCCATTTGACATGGATACCCTTTTAAATAGAGTGTCTGAAGTCCTTGCGAGGGATAATAGCGGAGAATCTGCTAGCTCATAG